Below is a window of Candidozyma auris chromosome 3, complete sequence DNA.
CCTTCTAGAGCTTTTCAATAATGTCACGAAGGCGTACACATCGTTCTACCTGGCAACGCAAGAAAACACACAGGCAACAGAGCAGCATCAGAAAGATTTACGAGTTCAGTTCAAGATTTTAAAAGAGGAACTTCTTTCTTTAGCTGACTATCAacgaagagaaagagaaatcaCCCAGGTCGAAATGGACAAATTTCGGTATAGTATGCTCAACCTCTTTGGCGAGCTTAAACAACAAGGCGACGACGGTATGACCCGACTTGGAAGCTCATTATCCATTGTAAACGACAAccttgaagctttttcaatgCAAGCACTAGCTCGAGCAAAGGAGGAGTTCCATATCTTGAAATCAACTTCTGAAAACTGGGAACAATTCCAGAATGCATTCCTAGCTGGGATCCACGAGATAGGGTCAACAATTGAGGAGTTGGCAAATAAAGTTCAAGAGAGCGAATCAAAGCAGTTGACACTTCAAGATTCCCTTAAGAACAACTTAGACGTATTCAGTGAATTCCACCATCGAGTTCGATCGATGGAGTTTGAGCTAGTGGAGCATTTGGAAGCACAAAGTACTCTCATTGAGCACAAACTTGgttttctccttgattccGTTGAATGTCTATTTAACAAATCAATGCTTATGGTCGAAAAGGGTCATTCTGAGATGATGGACAGCGTCCAAGACGTAAACACTCTTCTCCAAGAGCAAAAGGCTGCCCTCATCGAGACCTTTACCTACTTAAATGATCAATCTACAAAGCTTCTAACTTTGTGGAATTTGATAAGACCCATTTTAAAGGCTGTTGGCTTCGCCAGTGTGCTCACCTTCATAGTAGCAGTAGTGGCATGCTGCATTATCATCAGGCTATACTCTACGACAACACTCAAAAATATCcttgaatttgttgaaCACCTCATCTACGGCACATTAGCGGCAATCGTGATCAGCGTGTTTTTGTCCTGGCTATCTTGAGACATGCAGCACAAGGTATTGGGTTGGTATTGTACTGACGGGCTCACCCAAATTCGCGATGGTCATCGAATTGGAACCccacatttgcaaccataCATACATCTAACATATTAAAACACCCAATCACAACTGCAAATGTTGTTTAGCATATCATGAGACTCCCATTTTCATGGCTATACGCCTTTCTTTGGCCCATTCGCCTGCCAGACACTGTGGAAGAGGCCCATACGCCTGAACCACTTGACCCGGTCATATACAGCAATATGTTCACCTATGCACATTTGATGGACATATCCTATTGCATAGACAAATTTCATAAAATCCAAGAGCCCTTTGAGTGTGATCTAGACTGCTCACTAAGGTTTCCCAACATGACATTAGTGCACCAGTGGTACTTTGACGATGCTGTTTGCGGCTACATTGCTACCACGCACTCAGACATCTTCAACTATACGAATACCCTCTCCGGGAAAAAAACCATAGTTGTTTCGTTGAGAGGAACGAGATCGCTTTCTGATGTTCTTACGGACTTGAGAGTGGACATGGTGCCATTTAAGCAAGTGCACCATAGGCTACCTCGCTGTGGAGAGAAGTGTAAGGTCCACAAAGGTTTTGCAGCCTATTTTGATAACACGCTTGCGGCAATTGAAGATACGCTTGTCGCAGAACTTGATAATGCTCGCAGCTCTGAGGATTACgagcttgttgttgtgggCCACTCTATGGGAGGGTCGGTAGCAATTCTATTGGCGCTCCATTTCCTTGGATTGGGCTATGAAAAGCTTACGTTGGTCACTATGGGACAGCCTCTCGTGGGAAACAGCGAGTTCACCACTTGGGCAGATTTTGTGTTGGGAAGCTACCTTCCTATGAAGCATGGTTCTTTCGAAAGAAAGTACCTTCGAGTGATCCACAAAGGGGATTTGGTCACACAGGTTCCGTCTACAAGCAGAAACTTTCTCGATAAGTATGCACAATTCCAGAATCAGGTTTATCTCAATGTCACAGGTGGAGAAACGAATCCGAAGCCCGAAGAAGTTGTGGACTGCTTCAGCGAGACCAACCAGCTATGTATTGCCAACGATTTCAGTGCGTTCCATTTGGGCAGCATCTTTTTAAAAAATTACTATGTGAATCACAACACATATTTTAGAAACTTGGGGCTCTGTGGACTCAGCCTTGGATGGAGCGGAGAATTATGGTAACTTGAGTGACTGTTTGGTGTCTGACTCTGGTAGAGaccaaaatggctgcaaaaaagggcaagaagctgttgaaTGGCAACCGCCTACCTATCCGTGACGCTTTTAGCTGACTATTTAGAATATCAAAGTACGCTCACGTTTTTGTTAGAAGAATTTTTTATCTTTTCGATCATTGGAACAATGTATCtgttcttctccttctttgcttgaaTGCACTGCCATAGATCATGCAGTCCAGACATATCTATACTCAGCATCCTACTTGATCTAAACCACACATTTCCGTACTATTATGCCCAGGCAGCCGACAAATACGCTCATAGTTTCACGCTTAACAGGAGAAGCAAAGGAGAATCCTGCGGTGCTTGCAGGATTCTTAGCTGAACAAGGAATTCAAGTAGAACTTGTGTCCCTTCCTAAGCTCGAGCGCTACATTATCATCTGTGGCACCCTGTCACTTGCCATATACGTGAGAGATTACCTCAAATCGAAATTGGAACCGTCCGTCAGTATCGACTTCAGTCTCAAGGATAATCATCTGGCAATTCTAGGAGAAGAAAACTGGGCACTAAAGGCTGCAGACACCCAATACTTGGAGCTTCCATCTGAAAGCGGCAGTCGAAGATTTCTCATTCTGCCTCCTCTTTCACCGCAAGGAGAATGGAATGACTATGATAAAGTTGAAGAGGGACCCAACCAAAAGGCTGTGTATTCTCCCGAGGAGCTCTCGCATTTGCTCTGGGACAGGTTTGGCGGCTTCGATAGCACCCATGTGAAGAAGtacaaggaagaaagtgaagatgaagaggaagaaattgaaaatgacGGAGAAGTTTACGATATAAGCCAGCAGCCCCAGgtgctttttgaaaatATTGATAATGGAGTGCCTGCCATAGTGGTTGACTCGGTGCGCCACCAGAAATCACGAAGAACCCCGCCGTTACCGAAAACTGCCATGCCCCCAATGGACTAAGCAcgagatttttttttttttgcaattaTTCATTATAGTTAACCCCGAATTCCTGGGATTTGAGGGCGTCTATGGCTGATCGAAAAGTCTGCGAGAGAGGCTCCTGCAGAGCGGATCGCATTGCCAGGGTCAATTTTTTTAGGTGATGAGAAGACAGAGCTCATCTCAGAGTGAACTCAGAAGCATAAAATGGCAAGGACAAAACAGACAAGATCCCGAGCTTCCAAGCAAGAGGCGCCAGCTCAAAAAAAACAGAAAGTTGCTAGTCAACTGCCCAAGGCCAGTCCAGCAAAAAATGCCACTCCAATAAAAGAATCTAAAAAAAGTGGTTCTCCGGAGACCAGTGCAAAAGAGTATGGCTATGTCTCCAAGAAGCAAGCAATTGCTGCGTTAgaagaactcaagaagtttttggaaCGTCAGTCTGAGGGTTCAAAGAACGATAAGTCTCAGTTGTTCGATGAGGAtaatgacgatgacgatgacgatgagcTGAAGTCCTTATATGTGGAGgtccagaagaagaagttcttcaacacaaGACCCGGTTTCAAGGCCAAGCTCATTCCCCTTCCAAAGCCATACATGACTTCCAAATCCGATTTTAAGACATGTTTTTTTGTAAGAGATAGTTTCATCAAGACAAACGAATACCTCGAAAAGGTGGAGGAGGCCAAGATTCCTACTTTGAGCAAGATCATCACCTTGAATCAGCTTAAGACCATTTATCACCCATTCGAAAAGCGTCGTGAATTGTACAAGGAGTACGATTTATTCGTTGCTGACGATGCAATTTTATCTTCTTTACCAAACGTCTTGGGTAAGACCATGTACGACAACCAGAAGACCAAATTCCCAGTCCAGATAAGGCCATACATGTCAGATCTGCCCAAGGAACTCtctcttgagaaactcaaagCACAAATCGAGAGAGTCATGAACTCGGCCCCTTACTTACCCCCCATGGGCACCACTGCATATTTCAAGATTGGTgctttcaacaagaacttcacGGAGGAGGAGTTACTTGAGAACTTGCATACCATTTTAAAGgagtttgatgaaaagGAGTTGTTGACTGTTGGCGTCCAGACGCAGTGGTCTCCAGTATTACCACTATTCTACACGGAGAAGATCTACGGTGATGAGGACGTTCTTCAGGACACCCCAGAGGAGACCGAAAAGGAAATCACCGAAGACGTATTCGCCAAGGCGTTGTTTGAATTGGCTGACGAGGAGACCGTCAACAAGGCTCTTAAAGAAAATAGAATGGGCAGCCTTGCAAGAAGCAAGGCTTGAAAAACTAAGTGTATCATAGAATATAAAGTACCTACCGATTCGCACCGTGTACTGTAGTAAGCGATCAAAGTCTCTTCGCATTTACCCATGTGGATACTCACACTAATATACAACGAAGAGGGTATGTCAGAGCAATTGGGTCAAaagttttgaaaatttgCTAACCTCAGAGTTTTCTAGGCCTCTTCGACGAAATTCCGTTCTCAAGATTGGCAGAAACAATGATTACAAAAACCAAGAGGATTGTCTTCACATTGGCGACTTGAAAGTGCCCAAGAAGTACATCACGGTGAACGTGGGCTCCCAGGAAATGAAAAGTCTCGAACGTTCACCGCTATCTCTAACATTCGAGTCCATCTGTACAACCAAAGTGAACGAGGAAGTGTTCAAACTCCAAAGTCGCGAGGCAGATCCATTTACCAAAGAGTTTTCCGAAACAGATCTTTTGCTCAAAGTCAATGCCAACAAATCTGACCGTATAAAAATTAGGCTACGATGGGTTGACGTGGTTGTGTTAGCATTCTCTAAGAAGATGATGTACGAAGGTGAATGTATAGAATCACATTTGCCTGCCTTGATAAAAGAAATTTATGAAAGTGGCATCGATATAAGAGCCACACTGGACCCACTAAAAGCAACACATTATTTGACTGCCGTAGATAATCATGACTACAATCTACAGATAGCGCTTCTGAGGGCCATACCCGTTGTTTCCGAGGTGTGGGCATTGGCAATGAGGGATGAGCAGGGTAAAGTTGAAGAATGGCTTTTGCACTTGGATCAAAGGTACTTATACGAGAAGTCTGAGGGTAATTATGTGTTCCCTGACTCTAGAAGGCGTACATTGTTGAGCAGCGTGAATGCTATTGTATGCTACCACACGCTCAACAAGCAGACCACAAGACTCGAGGAATGGCTCAAGTGTTTGGGTTGCGCTCCTCAAATGTTGCAGGTGCccaatgaagaggaggcGGAGCTCACGTTGCAGCAAACTACGAATGTTCAGATTTTTGTCCCCAATGATGATAggttgagcttcttgcaGGACAGAGCCAATACCACTGAGGCTTTATGGACGGCCATGGTCAATGTCGACGcatcaattttgaaggtCTTTGAGGCTTCggtgaagagaaagccCGAATCCATCGATTTGAGACCGACGCAGCGAAAGAGGCGGAAGGTTAAGAAAGTAGGCGACACAGACTTCTTTCAGTTCAGTCAAGCTCTGTCAATACCAATACCCGAAGAACATGTTGAACAGAGTCATACAGTTGAAGAGGTGCAGCCAGCTGGAAAGTCTCTTCAGTCCACTAACGAGGttcaacaagagaaaggCGAGACTCAACGGGAGAAAGGCGATATTGACAGTTCTAATACCTCTGCAAGTAACGAAAGTGGAGACGCAGGCGATCAGTCTCACGAAGTGAGCAAGACATCAACCTTGGCAGAGGACACGACATTTCCAACAGAAGAGTTGCACAAGAGGCCCTTGGAGGAGCCATCTTCGAATGAGCCTAAACGAACAAAGGTTGAACCCACAAGAGAACGGCGCAAAATTATCCCACTAGTATCGTTGGCAGACGCTGTGCGTTCGACGAAGAAACAGGCGGATTACGTGgtcaaggaagagcttGGACTCGACGAAGCCTCAATAAATGAGAGCCTTGATAATCTTGCAATCGTCGAGGAGATTGACCTCTCAGTACGAAGAGTCAAAGGCAAGCCGGCACCAGTCATCGACTACAAGGGCCgcaaaaacttcaagtcattcaagaaatcagCGTCTGTGCCGAAGAGCATCACCAGAACCTTCATACAGTTGGAGAACCAGGACAACTCCATACATTTTGAAGGTCTAGCAGCACCGAAGAAGAAGCGAGATATCTACCCTGTCAAAGTCGATTTCGACAAGGAGATGGGTGGAGTCAAAGGGTTTCAGCCAGAGGAGTCTCAATTGTTTGTTGGCGAAGAATCTGAAATCGAAACTGAAGATGATGGTTTCTCTTTCCTGACAGGGCCTAAGCCACTGGCTACAGCTGACatacttgttgatgaaagcgatgatgatgacgacgtCACGTTTGCGTTCTCCAGAAGATGAAGGTATTAATTAAATTTGCATATCTAACACCATCTACGGGAGTGGTGTCAAACTCTATATATTCCCGACTGATACCCAAAACTATATACTTAGAAGAATTAACGCCTAGCGCTTTTTCTCGACCGTCCTCGCCTAGGTCGAGGTTCCTCGGTAATCTCCTCAATATGACGTTTTCTCTTATTATCGTCAgtcttttcttcgcttgTGTTGAATTTATCGCTCTCGAAGTCCTCGTCTGTATTAGGTATGGGGTTGGAAGAGCTATTGTTTAAGAATTCATTCACAtcgaaatcatcaagctctGTGTTTGATGGCGACGAATTGCTGCTCTTTTGCTGTTGTaattggtgttgttgttgctgttgtcTGTTGGCTAGAGTTTGGATCCAGTCCTGAACTTGCAGCAAGGCTTGACCTTGTTTGGCAATGTTCTGCTCTAAGCCTTGCAAAACATCACTGTTGGGTTCAGCAGAGGAGCCTAGTTTGGCAAATTGCTGAGATGGGGTACCTGGCATTATGGGACTGTTGAGCTCAGGAAAGTATTGTCTTGGGGAATGAGCGCCTGGCTCTTGATTCATGATTTGTTGGTAGATTCTGCTTACATTTGCAGAAGGATCGTGAGGAGTGATATGGTCATTTCTCACGATTTCTTCGATGGATCCGTCTTTGCTGGCAGGTACAGATTCCCGTCTGGCAGATTTAGATGTCGTGGTATCAGAGGACGGAGAAGTCAGATGCTCCTGGTCCATCAACATTAATCTTGACTTGGATATTGGTGCAGCAGCAGGGTAAGGAGGCCTTGTGGGTTGGGTACCCTGATATAATGCAGGTGGACCATAGTTCGAATTATAGgagccatcttcaacctcaAAAATCTTGCCAGCGGAGTTACCATAAACTGCAGCAAGGAACTTCATTATCTTATCGAGAGTCTGTGCCTGTTTCGAGTATCTTTCTCTTGTCGTATAGCTCTCGCTCCAGAGTGTTTGATTGTCCTTTCTGATGCGTCTCATATCCTCGATAATGGCCAATTGATTCATTTTGATCTTATCAAGTTCAGTCACTAGAATTTGAAAGTTGACATTTGGCTCCACAGAGTCTTCTTGAGTACCTGACTTGTTTCTCACGATGTTATCGAGCAAATCTTCTCTCCCTCTGACGAAGTAAGGATTTTTGAATTGCCATACTTCTTCTGCGTTCTTCGAATCTTTGGCCATTGAACCACTCGTGATATCCTGAACCTTATGCCAGCCATACATGTTCAACTGACGTACGAAAGATGCAAAGTTGTTATGCTTGAAGTACTTTGGAAGAATACTTTTCATAAACTCTTCCCTATGGAACACCTGGAATGTCAAGCCGTCCTCGTTCCATCTGATGTACTCCTGATTCTTTGGGTCGTTCACCATTGACCATACTTTCATCACGAATGCTGGTTTTGTCTTTGGTCCTTGCGAGtccttcttcctttttcctGAGCTCAACATCAATTGATTGTTGGAGTTAGCAAAAGTGTTTGGTAGAAGCGCCTGGTTCTGCGTCACAGAAGGCAACACTGACTCCGAAAGAGGAGCCATCGGTGGCATGTAATTGGCATTGTTGAACCTCGTCAACACACCAGCGTGGTTGCTCCTGTCCTGGTCGCCGTTGCCATGctcattgatgatatgCTCTCCATGTGTGTTCACAAACTCCGTCAATGGCGACAAGGACGGCGTGAGCAGCTCACTAGGTTTCCCTTCAAACTCGTTGTGCTGTTGATGTTGCTCATTTCGCTGCGACACACCTTCGTTTTGGACATTGTGCTCAAACTCATCGAAGAGATGAGATGGGTTCCCCGGACTTGGAATGTCTAGTGGAGGGAAACTTGGAGAAACCAAGTTTGCGTGGTGTGGATACTCTTCACCTCCAGCGCCATGGAAAGTGTCGTCTCTGTTGATGACCTGTATGTCATTATCCCTCGACAGCGTCGATTCCTTCGGATGGTTAGATGCCATAGTGGGAACACAAAAGTGGCAATGTGCTTAGTCAGACACGATCACTGGTGTATGGATGGAAGGATGCCGAAGGAGTTTTTTTCGGAGATGGGTTGTATTTATTTTTGATATGCTTTAGATGCGTGAGTCTCGTTGGGGTACATTTACGTTAGAAGGTGATGGAATTTGCTAGAAGGTTCCATGAGCAACCGTTTACTTCTGTGTGCAGGGGGCTATCTACATGTATCTGGAGTAGGTTAGATGTCTCAGATGCTTGACAGATTGGGTATAGTATGCAcgccatcaacaacgaaCATCTGGGGAATGAGTTTTCATTGGCTGGAATATGAAAGCTATGTAGGTTGTCAGTTTTGTGTGGCCAAGCATCCAAAGTTGAGGTGGCGTGATTTACATTACTATATACAATTCGCTTTAAGATATAGATATCTTAGCAAGAACGCTAGAGATTTGACAGCCAAGCAACAGCTTGAAGATCTATCTATGTCCTCATTTAATCTTCTCCAGACTCGAACTATCCTTATTGTTACTCATACCTAGTAGTGTTGAGTCCGAACTTCGCGACAGAAGAGAAACACTCGAACAGAGAGGTGAATGCTTGTCACAGCCGGTAGAATTTATCGACTCCTGCTTGATTGTGTGGTTCTCCAACGCTGCGCGTGAAGTGAAGATGTCGTCTAGTCTGTAGCCGTCAATAATACCGTGGGCTTCACAATTTGTGCAAAAACAAGCATCGTCTGGACACTCACATTTGTGATCTTCGCTATTGTTGACGGATTCCACTTCTGTCTGTCCAGAATCTTGGCCCACGGAGGCGGATTCCCCAATTATCAGTCGAAGAAAGTTTGCGTAAGTATCAAAGTCCTTAGGTACAGAGCCAGTGGGAGGGATAGGCTGCGTACCCGGCTTCTCTGAGATTTTCTTCGGTTGTTCTTTCAGGGTGAGAATTAGGTTGGAACTGTATTGAGCATCGTTTCGTAGCGAGTCAAGATGGATTTGTGCTGGTGGCTTTGGAGCGTTGTTATGTTCGACGCAGCCAGGGCAGTTGCAGGCATCAGTACATCGGCAAGTACCCAGAATCGAACACGAAGGCACGTTGACGACTTCAAACACTTCGCCCGTATTGCTAGAGGCAAGGTTGGAGTACGTTTCTTGTCGTACATGGTTGGAATTGTACAGCATTTCCGGCATAGGCACGAATGGAGGAAGGGACATGGAAGGAAACGAAACGTTCGTGAAAAGATTGTGTGGATATGAATTAGACTGAACAGGTAGCTGTCCAATATTGGACGAGACCATGGGAGAATCTTGAGGAAGGTTTGGCCTTAAGTAAGGATTAGCCAATGTTGGATTTGGATAAGGAGTGTGAGGGTCATTGTTGTTCGTGGCATTGGCCTGCTTCTTGGAGCTGCAACAAGTCAGCTTAGCAGGTTGTACATGAACTTCTGACTTGACTGGGAACTTATCGTTTTTGTGCTTGTCGAAGTATGATTTGAGGATCTTAGTTCTGGAGACAGCGCTCTTATTGCAGGAACACTGCTTCGTGACCCTGGAAGCACCCTTTGAGCagcatgaagaagagttgatgaagctATCTGAATGAATGATTGGTCTTCTGCTCTGTACTTCGTGGGCCTTCTCGTCATACGGCCCCAAAATCTGTCCGTTCAGTAGGTCTATCACCTGTTTATCTGAAGCTTTCAATATAACCACAGGGTAGTCTTTGCAACTATCGCcttcttctggttctggAGACGATGCCACTTCTTCGGCAAAAACGGCAATTCGATGATTCTTGTTTCCTGTGCCTATATTGGGCCGCCCTTTCGACCTCACTTGTAGTAACGGTCTCTGGTGGTGCCGACACATGGAGGAACGGTGGCCTCTGATGCACTCCATACAAGCATATTTGGCATCATTAATGAGGATCATGCTGAACTAGATATGGAGTATTGTTAAGAGAAGGTTGACATGATCTTGGGAATTTAAGTTGTGATAGATGAGTATTTTCAGAGTAGCCATAGTGAGAGCAAATTCGTCGCCCAAACAGGTAAAGAGCTCTAACCATGTGCAGGCGGCAGTCTTAGGAACCCCATAGTTTACTGATAGACGCTAGCACCTTTTTGGAAAGTCGATGAGATCGTAAGGGAGACTCA
It encodes the following:
- the CIC1 gene encoding Cic1p — protein: MARTKQTRSRASKQEAPAQKKQKVASQSPKASPAKNATPIKESKKSGSPETSAKEYGYVSKKQAIAALEELKKFLERQSEGSKNDKSQLFDEDNDDDDDDESKSLYVEVQKKKFFNTRPGFKAKLIPLPKPYMTSKSDFKTCFFVRDSFIKTNEYLEKVEEAKIPTLSKIITLNQLKTIYHPFEKRRELYKEYDLFVADDAILSSLPNVLGKTMYDNQKTKFPVQIRPYMSDSPKELSLEKLKAQIERVMNSAPYLPPMGTTAYFKIGAFNKNFTEEELLENLHTILKEFDEKELLTVGVQTQWSPVLPLFYTEKIYGDEDVLQDTPEETEKEITEDVFAKALFELADEETVNKALKENRMGSLARSKA
- the KAR5 gene encoding Kar5p — its product is MLFLFTLVALVSSISPLGYEIPQDVELSTQLYQSQCAHKALEVVIEHCASGGVESLSSSLRKKSAVMLSLCEFQDSAIDYPLSCKKLHSDEDYHECVQDLRSTSQFWTTYSGNYRRIKSICHEEAMPFFKEHLLELFNNVTKAYTSFYSATQENTQATEQHQKDLRVQFKILKEELLSLADYQRREREITQVEMDKFRYSMLNLFGELKQQGDDGMTRLGSSLSIVNDNLEAFSMQALARAKEEFHILKSTSENWEQFQNAFLAGIHEIGSTIEELANKVQESESKQLTLQDSLKNNLDVFSEFHHRVRSMEFELVEHLEAQSTLIEHKLGFLLDSVECLFNKSMLMVEKGHSEMMDSVQDVNTLLQEQKAALIETFTYLNDQSTKLLTLWNLIRPILKAVGFASVLTFIVAVVACCIIIRLYSTTTLKNILEFVEHLIYGTLAAIVISVFLSWLS
- the MAC1 gene encoding Mac1p, producing MCRHHQRPLLQVRSKGRPNIGTGNKNHRIAVFAEEVASSPEPEEGDSCKDYPVVILKASDKQVIDLSNGQILGPYDEKAHEVQSRRPIIHSDSFINSSSCCSKGASRVTKQCSCNKSAVSRTKILKSYFDKHKNDKFPVKSEVHVQPAKSTCCSSKKQANATNNNDPHTPYPNPTLANPYLRPNLPQDSPMVSSNIGQLPVQSNSYPHNLFTNVSFPSMSLPPFVPMPEMSYNSNHVRQETYSNLASSNTGEVFEVVNVPSCSISGTCRCTDACNCPGCVEHNNAPKPPAQIHLDSLRNDAQYSSNLILTSKEQPKKISEKPGTQPIPPTGSVPKDFDTYANFLRSIIGESASVGQDSGQTEVESVNNSEDHKCECPDDACFCTNCEAHGIIDGYRLDDIFTSRAALENHTIKQESINSTGCDKHSPLCSSVSLSSRSSDSTLLGMSNNKDSSSSEKIK
- the RCN1 gene encoding Rcn1p, whose product is MPRQPTNTLIVSRLTGEAKENPAVLAGFLAEQGIQVELVSLPKLERYIIICGTSSLAIYVRDYLKSKLEPSVSIDFSLKDNHSAILGEENWALKAADTQYLELPSESGSRRFLISPPLSPQGEWNDYDKVEEGPNQKAVYSPEELSHLLWDRFGGFDSTHVKKYKEESEDEEEEIENDGEVYDISQQPQVLFENIDNGVPAIVVDSVRHQKSRRTPPLPKTAMPPMD
- the CTA8 gene encoding stress-responsive transcription factor HSF1 is translated as MASNHPKESTSSRDNDIQVINRDDTFHGAGGEEYPHHANLVSPSFPPLDIPSPGNPSHLFDEFEHNVQNEGVSQRNEQHQQHNEFEGKPSESLTPSLSPLTEFVNTHGEHIINEHGNGDQDRSNHAGVLTRFNNANYMPPMAPLSESVLPSVTQNQALLPNTFANSNNQLMLSSGKRKKDSQGPKTKPAFVMKVWSMVNDPKNQEYIRWNEDGLTFQVFHREEFMKSILPKYFKHNNFASFVRQLNMYGWHKVQDITSGSMAKDSKNAEEVWQFKNPYFVRGREDLLDNIVRNKSGTQEDSVEPNVNFQILVTELDKIKMNQLAIIEDMRRIRKDNQTLWSESYTTRERYSKQAQTLDKIMKFLAAVYGNSAGKIFEVEDGSYNSNYGPPALYQGTQPTRPPYPAAAPISKSRLMLMDQEHSTSPSSDTTTSKSARRESVPASKDGSIEEIVRNDHITPHDPSANVSRIYQQIMNQEPGAHSPRQYFPELNSPIMPGTPSQQFAKLGSSAEPNSDVLQGLEQNIAKQGQALSQVQDWIQTLANRQQQQQHQLQQQKSSNSSPSNTELDDFDVNEFLNNSSSNPIPNTDEDFESDKFNTSEEKTDDNKRKRHIEEITEEPRPRRGRSRKSARR